Proteins encoded within one genomic window of Drosophila willistoni isolate 14030-0811.24 chromosome XL unlocalized genomic scaffold, UCI_dwil_1.1 Seg141, whole genome shotgun sequence:
- the LOC6649324 gene encoding proline dehydrogenase 1, mitochondrial isoform X4 — protein sequence MALLRSLSAQRTTINLVKSGSCSSPTAASAVAAQRTHHHQHQRRNLHVATPSSLSPNLKHHLHHHLHLNRHHQLIWSLLIQQRNVHSPSGPNQQVTQADVSTVGRKQQQHPASSSASSPQRDPLDVSFNDPIAAFKSKTTWELVRAYLVYMICSSEKLVEHNMTLLKLARSLLGGRLFVMLMKSTFYGHFVAGENRHTIVPTLERLRSFGVKPILDYSVEEDITQEEAEKREVESSVSSAGDNKEEGAMPQYHVDKSFADRRYKVSSARTYFYLNEATCERNMETFIKCLEAVSGATFGTGITAIKLTALGRPQLLLQLSEVIMRTRKYMEDFVGGQGNVLTHHKTIKDLEKYYASVGDNKDVQEFLKNVTSDKEGILHLFPWSGIVDENSQLSDTFRVPDPQTGQMRRLISQIPPKEEEMFRNMIRRLNTIVKTAAELDVRIMIDAEQTYFQPAISRITLEMMRKYNKDKAIVFNTYQCYLRESFREVGTDLEQAKRQNFYFGAKLVRGAYMEQERARAQALGYPDPVNPNYEATTDMYHRTLSECLRRIKLMKDCGDDARKIGIMVASHNEDTVRFAIQQMKEIGISPEDKVICFGQLLGMCDYITFPLGQAGYSAYKYIPYGPVEEVLPYLSRRAQENKGVLKKIQKEKRLLMAEIRRRLIRGQLFYKPKGNYVPI from the exons ATGGCTCTACTTCGTTCATTGAGCGCCCAACGTACAACAATTAATCTGGTCAAGAGCGGTAGTTGTTCCAGTCCAACGGCCGCTTCCGCCGTCGCCGCTCAGAGaactcatcatcatcagcatcagcgTAGAAATCTTCATGTGGCAACACCATCATCCCTAAGCCCCAATTTGAaacatcatcttcatcatcatttacatttaaatcGTCATCATCAGCTGATATGGAGCCTTCTCATTCAGCAACGCAATGTGCACTCGCCATCGGGTCCCAATCAGCAAGTGACTCAGGCTGATGTCTCCACCGTGGGCagaaagcagcagcaacacccgGCATCATCGTCAGCTAGTTCACCGCAACGCGATCCACTCGATGTTAGTTTCAATGATCCGATTGCCGCTTTTAAAAGTAAAACCACCTGGGAATTGGTACGGGCCTATTTGGTCTATATGATCTGTTCCAGCGAGAAACTGGTTGAGCATAATATGACG CTTTTAAAATTAGCCCGCTCCTTATTGGGTGGCCGTCTCTTTGTGATGCTGATGAAATCAACTTTCTATGGACATTTTGTGGCCGGCGAGAATCGTCATACAATTGTGCCCACTTTAGAGAG ACTCCGTTCATTTGGTGTCAAGCCAATTTTGGATTACTCCGTTGAAGAGGATATCACCCAGGAAGAGGCCGAGAAACGTGAAGTTGA ATCTTCCGTTTCGAGTGCTGGTGATAACAAGGAGGAGGGTGCCATGCCTCAATACCATGTGGATAAATCATTTGCCGATCGTCGCTATAAAGTGAGCAGTGCTCGTACCTATTTCTATTTGAATGAGGCGACATGTGAGAGAAACATGGAGacatttattaaatgtttGGAGGCTGTTTCGG GAGCCACCTTTGGTACTGGCATTACAGCCATCAAATTGACTGCCCTGGGCCGTCCACAGTTGCTG TTGCAACTTTCCGAGGTAATCATGCGCACACGTAAATATATGGAAGACTTTGTGGGCGGTCAGGGTAATGTGTTGACACATCACAAGACCATTAAGGATCTCGAGAAGTATTATGCCAGTGTTGGCGATAACAAGGATGTGCAAGAGTTCTTAAAGAATGTGACATCAGATAAAGAGGG tATATTGCATCTGTTCCCCTGGTCGGGCATTGTTGATGAAAATTCGCAATTGAGTGACACATTTCGTGTGCCCGATCCACAGACGGGTCAAATGCGTCGACTGATCTCACAAATACCGCCCAAAGAAGAGGAAATGTTTAGAAATATGATTCGTCGTCTAAACACAATCGTAAAG ACTGCCGCTGAGCTGGATGTACGCATTATGATTGATGCCGAGCAAACCTATTTCCAGCCAGCCATTTCGCGCATCACTTTGGAAATGATGCGTAAATACAATAAAGACAAGGCCATTGTATTCAATACCTATCAATGCTATTTGCGGGAATCTTTCCGAGAG GTTGGCACTGACTTGGAACAGGCAAAGCGtcaaaacttttattttggtGCCAAATTGGTGAGAGGTGCCTATATGGAACAGGAGCGTGCTCGAGCTCAGGCACTGGGTTATCCGGATCCAGTTAATCCTAATTACGAGGCCACCACAGATATGTATCATAGGACTCTATCTGAATGTTTGCGACGCATTAAg CTGATGAAAGATTGCGGTGATGATGCACGTAAAATTGGCATTATGGTAGCCTCTCACAATGAGGATACAGTCCGATTTGCCATACAACAGATGAAAGAGATTGGCATCTCTCCGGAGGATAAGGTCATATGTTTCGGTCAATTGTTGGGAATGTGTGATTATATCACATTTCCTTTGG GTCAAGCTGGTTACTCGGCCTATAAGTATATACCATATGGTCCTGTCGAAGAGGTCTTACCCTATTTGTCACGTCGTGCCCAAGAGAATAAGGGtgttttgaagaaaatccAAAAGGAGAAACGTCTGCTAATGGCCGAAATACGACGTCGTTTGATTCGCGGACAATTGTTCTATAAGCCCAAGGGCAACTATGTGCCGATTTAA
- the LOC6649324 gene encoding proline dehydrogenase 1, mitochondrial isoform X2, translating to MALLRSLSAQRTTINLVKSGSCSSPTAASAVAAQRTHHHQHQRRNLHVATPSSLSPNLKHHLHHHLHLNRHHQLIWSLLIQQRNVHSPSGPNQQVTQADVSTVGRKQQQHPASSSASSPQRDPLDVSFNDPIAAFKSKTTWELVRAYLVYMICSSEKLVEHNMTLLKLARSLLGGRLFVMLMKSTFYGHFVAGENRHTIVPTLERLRSFGVKPILDYSVEEDITQEEAEKREVESSVSSAGDNKEEGAMPQYHVDKSFADRRYKVSSARTYFYLNEATCERNMETFIKCLEAVSDDDAKVPRAVATGATFGTGITAIKLTALGRPQLLLQLSEVIMRTRKYMEDFVGGQGNVLTHHKTIKDLEKYYASVGDNKDVQEFLKNVTSDKEGILHLFPWSGIVDENSQLSDTFRVPDPQTGQMRRLISQIPPKEEEMFRNMIRRLNTIVKTAAELDVRIMIDAEQTYFQPAISRITLEMMRKYNKDKAIVFNTYQCYLRESFREVGTDLEQAKRQNFYFGAKLVRGAYMEQERARAQALGYPDPVNPNYEATTDMYHRTLSECLRRIKLMKDCGDDARKIGIMVASHNEDTVRFAIQQMKEIGISPEDKVICFGQLLGMCDYITFPLGQAGYSAYKYIPYGPVEEVLPYLSRRAQENKGVLKKIQKEKRLLMAEIRRRLIRGQLFYKPKGNYVPI from the exons ATGGCTCTACTTCGTTCATTGAGCGCCCAACGTACAACAATTAATCTGGTCAAGAGCGGTAGTTGTTCCAGTCCAACGGCCGCTTCCGCCGTCGCCGCTCAGAGaactcatcatcatcagcatcagcgTAGAAATCTTCATGTGGCAACACCATCATCCCTAAGCCCCAATTTGAaacatcatcttcatcatcatttacatttaaatcGTCATCATCAGCTGATATGGAGCCTTCTCATTCAGCAACGCAATGTGCACTCGCCATCGGGTCCCAATCAGCAAGTGACTCAGGCTGATGTCTCCACCGTGGGCagaaagcagcagcaacacccgGCATCATCGTCAGCTAGTTCACCGCAACGCGATCCACTCGATGTTAGTTTCAATGATCCGATTGCCGCTTTTAAAAGTAAAACCACCTGGGAATTGGTACGGGCCTATTTGGTCTATATGATCTGTTCCAGCGAGAAACTGGTTGAGCATAATATGACG CTTTTAAAATTAGCCCGCTCCTTATTGGGTGGCCGTCTCTTTGTGATGCTGATGAAATCAACTTTCTATGGACATTTTGTGGCCGGCGAGAATCGTCATACAATTGTGCCCACTTTAGAGAG ACTCCGTTCATTTGGTGTCAAGCCAATTTTGGATTACTCCGTTGAAGAGGATATCACCCAGGAAGAGGCCGAGAAACGTGAAGTTGA ATCTTCCGTTTCGAGTGCTGGTGATAACAAGGAGGAGGGTGCCATGCCTCAATACCATGTGGATAAATCATTTGCCGATCGTCGCTATAAAGTGAGCAGTGCTCGTACCTATTTCTATTTGAATGAGGCGACATGTGAGAGAAACATGGAGacatttattaaatgtttGGAGGCTGTTTCGG ATGATGATGCCAAAGTGCCCCGTGCTGTGGCCACGG GAGCCACCTTTGGTACTGGCATTACAGCCATCAAATTGACTGCCCTGGGCCGTCCACAGTTGCTG TTGCAACTTTCCGAGGTAATCATGCGCACACGTAAATATATGGAAGACTTTGTGGGCGGTCAGGGTAATGTGTTGACACATCACAAGACCATTAAGGATCTCGAGAAGTATTATGCCAGTGTTGGCGATAACAAGGATGTGCAAGAGTTCTTAAAGAATGTGACATCAGATAAAGAGGG tATATTGCATCTGTTCCCCTGGTCGGGCATTGTTGATGAAAATTCGCAATTGAGTGACACATTTCGTGTGCCCGATCCACAGACGGGTCAAATGCGTCGACTGATCTCACAAATACCGCCCAAAGAAGAGGAAATGTTTAGAAATATGATTCGTCGTCTAAACACAATCGTAAAG ACTGCCGCTGAGCTGGATGTACGCATTATGATTGATGCCGAGCAAACCTATTTCCAGCCAGCCATTTCGCGCATCACTTTGGAAATGATGCGTAAATACAATAAAGACAAGGCCATTGTATTCAATACCTATCAATGCTATTTGCGGGAATCTTTCCGAGAG GTTGGCACTGACTTGGAACAGGCAAAGCGtcaaaacttttattttggtGCCAAATTGGTGAGAGGTGCCTATATGGAACAGGAGCGTGCTCGAGCTCAGGCACTGGGTTATCCGGATCCAGTTAATCCTAATTACGAGGCCACCACAGATATGTATCATAGGACTCTATCTGAATGTTTGCGACGCATTAAg CTGATGAAAGATTGCGGTGATGATGCACGTAAAATTGGCATTATGGTAGCCTCTCACAATGAGGATACAGTCCGATTTGCCATACAACAGATGAAAGAGATTGGCATCTCTCCGGAGGATAAGGTCATATGTTTCGGTCAATTGTTGGGAATGTGTGATTATATCACATTTCCTTTGG GTCAAGCTGGTTACTCGGCCTATAAGTATATACCATATGGTCCTGTCGAAGAGGTCTTACCCTATTTGTCACGTCGTGCCCAAGAGAATAAGGGtgttttgaagaaaatccAAAAGGAGAAACGTCTGCTAATGGCCGAAATACGACGTCGTTTGATTCGCGGACAATTGTTCTATAAGCCCAAGGGCAACTATGTGCCGATTTAA
- the LOC6649324 gene encoding proline dehydrogenase 1, mitochondrial isoform X3, whose protein sequence is MALLRSLSAQRTTINLVKSGSCSSPTAASAVAAQRTHHHQHQRRNLHVATPSSLSPNLKHHLHHHLHLNRHHQLIWSLLIQQRNVHSPSGPNQQVTQADVSTVGRKQQQHPASSSASSPQRDPLDVSFNDPIAAFKSKTTWELVRAYLVYMICSSEKLVEHNMTLMKWSKQILGQRLFTALMKATFYGHFVAGEDQIKIIPTLERLRSFGVKPILDYSVEEDITQEEAEKREVESSVSSAGDNKEEGAMPQYHVDKSFADRRYKVSSARTYFYLNEATCERNMETFIKCLEAVSGATFGTGITAIKLTALGRPQLLLQLSEVIMRTRKYMEDFVGGQGNVLTHHKTIKDLEKYYASVGDNKDVQEFLKNVTSDKEGILHLFPWSGIVDENSQLSDTFRVPDPQTGQMRRLISQIPPKEEEMFRNMIRRLNTIVKTAAELDVRIMIDAEQTYFQPAISRITLEMMRKYNKDKAIVFNTYQCYLRESFREVGTDLEQAKRQNFYFGAKLVRGAYMEQERARAQALGYPDPVNPNYEATTDMYHRTLSECLRRIKLMKDCGDDARKIGIMVASHNEDTVRFAIQQMKEIGISPEDKVICFGQLLGMCDYITFPLGQAGYSAYKYIPYGPVEEVLPYLSRRAQENKGVLKKIQKEKRLLMAEIRRRLIRGQLFYKPKGNYVPI, encoded by the exons ATGGCTCTACTTCGTTCATTGAGCGCCCAACGTACAACAATTAATCTGGTCAAGAGCGGTAGTTGTTCCAGTCCAACGGCCGCTTCCGCCGTCGCCGCTCAGAGaactcatcatcatcagcatcagcgTAGAAATCTTCATGTGGCAACACCATCATCCCTAAGCCCCAATTTGAaacatcatcttcatcatcatttacatttaaatcGTCATCATCAGCTGATATGGAGCCTTCTCATTCAGCAACGCAATGTGCACTCGCCATCGGGTCCCAATCAGCAAGTGACTCAGGCTGATGTCTCCACCGTGGGCagaaagcagcagcaacacccgGCATCATCGTCAGCTAGTTCACCGCAACGCGATCCACTCGATGTTAGTTTCAATGATCCGATTGCCGCTTTTAAAAGTAAAACCACCTGGGAATTGGTACGGGCCTATTTGGTCTATATGATCTGTTCCAGCGAGAAACTGGTTGAGCATAATATGACG CTTATGAAATGGTCAAAGCAAATATTGGGTCAACGGTTATTTACAGCATTGATGAAGGCGACTTTCTATGGCCATTTTGTCGCTGGCGAGGATCAGATCAAGATTATACCCACTCTGGAAAG ACTCCGTTCATTTGGTGTCAAGCCAATTTTGGATTACTCCGTTGAAGAGGATATCACCCAGGAAGAGGCCGAGAAACGTGAAGTTGA ATCTTCCGTTTCGAGTGCTGGTGATAACAAGGAGGAGGGTGCCATGCCTCAATACCATGTGGATAAATCATTTGCCGATCGTCGCTATAAAGTGAGCAGTGCTCGTACCTATTTCTATTTGAATGAGGCGACATGTGAGAGAAACATGGAGacatttattaaatgtttGGAGGCTGTTTCGG GAGCCACCTTTGGTACTGGCATTACAGCCATCAAATTGACTGCCCTGGGCCGTCCACAGTTGCTG TTGCAACTTTCCGAGGTAATCATGCGCACACGTAAATATATGGAAGACTTTGTGGGCGGTCAGGGTAATGTGTTGACACATCACAAGACCATTAAGGATCTCGAGAAGTATTATGCCAGTGTTGGCGATAACAAGGATGTGCAAGAGTTCTTAAAGAATGTGACATCAGATAAAGAGGG tATATTGCATCTGTTCCCCTGGTCGGGCATTGTTGATGAAAATTCGCAATTGAGTGACACATTTCGTGTGCCCGATCCACAGACGGGTCAAATGCGTCGACTGATCTCACAAATACCGCCCAAAGAAGAGGAAATGTTTAGAAATATGATTCGTCGTCTAAACACAATCGTAAAG ACTGCCGCTGAGCTGGATGTACGCATTATGATTGATGCCGAGCAAACCTATTTCCAGCCAGCCATTTCGCGCATCACTTTGGAAATGATGCGTAAATACAATAAAGACAAGGCCATTGTATTCAATACCTATCAATGCTATTTGCGGGAATCTTTCCGAGAG GTTGGCACTGACTTGGAACAGGCAAAGCGtcaaaacttttattttggtGCCAAATTGGTGAGAGGTGCCTATATGGAACAGGAGCGTGCTCGAGCTCAGGCACTGGGTTATCCGGATCCAGTTAATCCTAATTACGAGGCCACCACAGATATGTATCATAGGACTCTATCTGAATGTTTGCGACGCATTAAg CTGATGAAAGATTGCGGTGATGATGCACGTAAAATTGGCATTATGGTAGCCTCTCACAATGAGGATACAGTCCGATTTGCCATACAACAGATGAAAGAGATTGGCATCTCTCCGGAGGATAAGGTCATATGTTTCGGTCAATTGTTGGGAATGTGTGATTATATCACATTTCCTTTGG GTCAAGCTGGTTACTCGGCCTATAAGTATATACCATATGGTCCTGTCGAAGAGGTCTTACCCTATTTGTCACGTCGTGCCCAAGAGAATAAGGGtgttttgaagaaaatccAAAAGGAGAAACGTCTGCTAATGGCCGAAATACGACGTCGTTTGATTCGCGGACAATTGTTCTATAAGCCCAAGGGCAACTATGTGCCGATTTAA
- the LOC6649324 gene encoding proline dehydrogenase 1, mitochondrial isoform X1 → MALLRSLSAQRTTINLVKSGSCSSPTAASAVAAQRTHHHQHQRRNLHVATPSSLSPNLKHHLHHHLHLNRHHQLIWSLLIQQRNVHSPSGPNQQVTQADVSTVGRKQQQHPASSSASSPQRDPLDVSFNDPIAAFKSKTTWELVRAYLVYMICSSEKLVEHNMTLMKWSKQILGQRLFTALMKATFYGHFVAGEDQIKIIPTLERLRSFGVKPILDYSVEEDITQEEAEKREVESSVSSAGDNKEEGAMPQYHVDKSFADRRYKVSSARTYFYLNEATCERNMETFIKCLEAVSDDDAKVPRAVATGATFGTGITAIKLTALGRPQLLLQLSEVIMRTRKYMEDFVGGQGNVLTHHKTIKDLEKYYASVGDNKDVQEFLKNVTSDKEGILHLFPWSGIVDENSQLSDTFRVPDPQTGQMRRLISQIPPKEEEMFRNMIRRLNTIVKTAAELDVRIMIDAEQTYFQPAISRITLEMMRKYNKDKAIVFNTYQCYLRESFREVGTDLEQAKRQNFYFGAKLVRGAYMEQERARAQALGYPDPVNPNYEATTDMYHRTLSECLRRIKLMKDCGDDARKIGIMVASHNEDTVRFAIQQMKEIGISPEDKVICFGQLLGMCDYITFPLGQAGYSAYKYIPYGPVEEVLPYLSRRAQENKGVLKKIQKEKRLLMAEIRRRLIRGQLFYKPKGNYVPI, encoded by the exons ATGGCTCTACTTCGTTCATTGAGCGCCCAACGTACAACAATTAATCTGGTCAAGAGCGGTAGTTGTTCCAGTCCAACGGCCGCTTCCGCCGTCGCCGCTCAGAGaactcatcatcatcagcatcagcgTAGAAATCTTCATGTGGCAACACCATCATCCCTAAGCCCCAATTTGAaacatcatcttcatcatcatttacatttaaatcGTCATCATCAGCTGATATGGAGCCTTCTCATTCAGCAACGCAATGTGCACTCGCCATCGGGTCCCAATCAGCAAGTGACTCAGGCTGATGTCTCCACCGTGGGCagaaagcagcagcaacacccgGCATCATCGTCAGCTAGTTCACCGCAACGCGATCCACTCGATGTTAGTTTCAATGATCCGATTGCCGCTTTTAAAAGTAAAACCACCTGGGAATTGGTACGGGCCTATTTGGTCTATATGATCTGTTCCAGCGAGAAACTGGTTGAGCATAATATGACG CTTATGAAATGGTCAAAGCAAATATTGGGTCAACGGTTATTTACAGCATTGATGAAGGCGACTTTCTATGGCCATTTTGTCGCTGGCGAGGATCAGATCAAGATTATACCCACTCTGGAAAG ACTCCGTTCATTTGGTGTCAAGCCAATTTTGGATTACTCCGTTGAAGAGGATATCACCCAGGAAGAGGCCGAGAAACGTGAAGTTGA ATCTTCCGTTTCGAGTGCTGGTGATAACAAGGAGGAGGGTGCCATGCCTCAATACCATGTGGATAAATCATTTGCCGATCGTCGCTATAAAGTGAGCAGTGCTCGTACCTATTTCTATTTGAATGAGGCGACATGTGAGAGAAACATGGAGacatttattaaatgtttGGAGGCTGTTTCGG ATGATGATGCCAAAGTGCCCCGTGCTGTGGCCACGG GAGCCACCTTTGGTACTGGCATTACAGCCATCAAATTGACTGCCCTGGGCCGTCCACAGTTGCTG TTGCAACTTTCCGAGGTAATCATGCGCACACGTAAATATATGGAAGACTTTGTGGGCGGTCAGGGTAATGTGTTGACACATCACAAGACCATTAAGGATCTCGAGAAGTATTATGCCAGTGTTGGCGATAACAAGGATGTGCAAGAGTTCTTAAAGAATGTGACATCAGATAAAGAGGG tATATTGCATCTGTTCCCCTGGTCGGGCATTGTTGATGAAAATTCGCAATTGAGTGACACATTTCGTGTGCCCGATCCACAGACGGGTCAAATGCGTCGACTGATCTCACAAATACCGCCCAAAGAAGAGGAAATGTTTAGAAATATGATTCGTCGTCTAAACACAATCGTAAAG ACTGCCGCTGAGCTGGATGTACGCATTATGATTGATGCCGAGCAAACCTATTTCCAGCCAGCCATTTCGCGCATCACTTTGGAAATGATGCGTAAATACAATAAAGACAAGGCCATTGTATTCAATACCTATCAATGCTATTTGCGGGAATCTTTCCGAGAG GTTGGCACTGACTTGGAACAGGCAAAGCGtcaaaacttttattttggtGCCAAATTGGTGAGAGGTGCCTATATGGAACAGGAGCGTGCTCGAGCTCAGGCACTGGGTTATCCGGATCCAGTTAATCCTAATTACGAGGCCACCACAGATATGTATCATAGGACTCTATCTGAATGTTTGCGACGCATTAAg CTGATGAAAGATTGCGGTGATGATGCACGTAAAATTGGCATTATGGTAGCCTCTCACAATGAGGATACAGTCCGATTTGCCATACAACAGATGAAAGAGATTGGCATCTCTCCGGAGGATAAGGTCATATGTTTCGGTCAATTGTTGGGAATGTGTGATTATATCACATTTCCTTTGG GTCAAGCTGGTTACTCGGCCTATAAGTATATACCATATGGTCCTGTCGAAGAGGTCTTACCCTATTTGTCACGTCGTGCCCAAGAGAATAAGGGtgttttgaagaaaatccAAAAGGAGAAACGTCTGCTAATGGCCGAAATACGACGTCGTTTGATTCGCGGACAATTGTTCTATAAGCCCAAGGGCAACTATGTGCCGATTTAA